Part of the Pieris napi chromosome 6, ilPieNapi1.2, whole genome shotgun sequence genome, atatattaatatatttgtgtcttggaactgaataaaaaataattattatatctggGATACAGTTTTACTCGAGTAAACttacttaacttaaaaagtaagGTATGGGTGgagaatttgtataaaaagaaattggcATTTATACATAAGtagacatttattttaatatgaaataaaaagcaaATGTTTCAACCTAGAGTAAGGTAATTCGAGAGTACCTATCAAATAAGGCTTTGTGAAACTATTATGCCATTCTGTAAGAGTGGTAACACTCTCATAAAATACGGTATATATAAAcactttcatatttaaaaaaaaatttaattaggtAACATTTAAGATTAAATACGGTGTATCATGAGCCCCTAATATGATTTgttataatatagaaattatgACAATTGCTtgtttaaaatcatttgaaaATGGTAATTATTAATCATCAAAACAACTGACCGTTTTCATGGTcaagtgtaaaaaaaaataaacattcgaAGTACGAACAAAGACGCGCCCGacctattaaaaaatcaatgttGCTTTATCGAGAAATGTAATGCATTCGAAATAACATTCAAACCTTTCgtatataaacaaagtattgcgTAAGACGTATCCCTTGGAAATACAACGCAAATTCTTGacgtaaattaaaaacatatgaaTAGCTTACCTAGGACAAATTCCCAGGCCTCACAACCCAAGGAACGTTCTGGAACGATTTCTAGATCCAACATTTTGCACTATACACACTATacacttaaaattaattaactttcactgaaaaaagttattttttcgCATTAAAAAGCAATATTACGCTGCCTTTCTTTGTTTGCCAACTTTAGTCTTCAACCATTTTGTATTTGTCAGGGGAACTGTCATTACAAACAGCTGATTGTATTGTGCCAGAGCAGTATTgcaatgttatttattacatgttaTGCATTTTTAATGCAAATTGTTTAAAAGTATATTCCACGAgttatataagtaatatagCAAGTAGTTTTAGGTTTAGACCATTATTCCAAtttagtttgaaataaaagtttcatttttactttaaatgtaaataacttttagttaattaatttacatagaTACTCAAATCAAAATTCTCGAACttaaatgtgtaattattagtataaccAAAACATGGTAAAATTATGCTTTAAAAGCTAATCAACGTTTTAGCTATTGCTAACAAGTGTTTTTATATAGTTCAGACTTCATTTTTTTCATGTTGATTCATAATACTTAAAACATATCTTActcgttattaaaataattattttagtaatcgtcaaaacgttttttttatatatataaataatttaaattttaaacaccgGCCCTGGCTAGAGTTTGTGACGCATGCGTACCAATTACgactaaaattaatattgcagCACTGTTTTATATCTATCTCCTTCGGCCACACTTAAAAGTAGATATGTACAGCTCTTTCAAACCACAGTTTAtgttttttcttgttttgtcacatgtatacatatatcttGCCTCTCTTTTCCACATAAATGTTATTGACAAATGAGTCAGGCTAGAACAAAACGTTAGCACTTTTATAATGTTGGCAATGCACTAGCGATAACGGAGTACAAATTACGaaagtattttattcaaaagatTGAAGATTAATCATTAAGCATCTAGGCATTTTCTAGTAAAAAGAAAAGCATTTTGTTGGATCGTGTTTtagtttgaatttaaatataatgaaaatgattTATACATTCCGCAAAGAAGAACAAAGAAATCATTTTCCACTCTCCTACAAATTATTCCCGCCATTTGGCAATGAGTAACCTTGAAACCGTCACCACCTACACAATTTTCAAcgcaatattattgtgtaataTGTTAGTGATTTCGCCTAATAATAACGTTATAACGTAATACTACGCATCATTTACGTGTTTTTGTAaacaatgttgtttttaaaaatatatttacgcagACGCAGTGAGCCGATATTCGCGCGTTTTTTGAAAGTAAAACAATTGCTTCGCTCAAGGCTTTCCACTGATCTTTTGCTattgtttcttattttaattaaatataacagttCTAATCATCATACTATATCTACTGTATaaccattattaatttatagtttgactctgaaaaaaaaattctgtaCCAAGTTTATTCAATAAACGCAATTTTTTAAGACCAAGTTTTTGAGACTGCTCTATTGACtatttcattcattttatttatcccCGCATGTCTTTATACTCACCTGTCTACTGTAAGCAAAAgtgaaataacaatataaaggctactatataataaatggaaaatttaatttatgaaaatgtactTCAGACATGATATAATTTCACATTATAAAATCTTAGTGGACTAGTAGTAGTAGACTATTGAATTTACTGACATTATTtaccaattatttatatatttactaaggTTGCAGAATTCTTGCAATTCAGTCCAGAGATATTAGCATTATAGCCTAACCAAACGCAATGTTTTCGTTCATATTGAATTTGGTACACGTTGCCGCAACACAAATACGAAACCTCTTCGCTGCTCCAAACACCAACACCCCTAACAGGATTATTTTGGATTACATTGTTACTCTTTACACTTATTGGTAATTGAATTGCtgacttttattgtttgaggAAATGAATATTTCATCTGACATTTGTTTTTAGTAAAACCTGTCAACCTACCATGTGAGGAATGTTTTCGTGATTATCGAAAACACTACTAGGTAGACGGAGTACCTAGTCTGAATAacgaaaaatatttctgtCAAATATTACTCATGTTTTCTgctcttaataataaataaccgaagaaatattgtttagtaGATATAAATCGTAATATCTAAAAATCAAATTGCTTGTCATATAGGAATTGTGATTCAATCTATGTAAAGTATATTACTGAAAATGTGccaaaagaataataatactaactaACATATcaacaacaatttatttatcctttttcttattttttgactttttgtgtttcattttatgttttttgctCTTTTTCTTATGCTTCTTTGATTTAACTTCTTTTGCATCAACCCACGAATCTGAACTGGAAGACTCATCTCTTTCATCTTTACTTCTAAATTTAGGTTTAAAGTTTGTATCTGTTGATGTATTTAGTTGTAAATTGTCCGGGATTTTAGGACCATACATGTTTAACTCAACATCGTTTGTTTTATCTATTTCACTTTTTTCATCATCTACTTTGGTATCTATGCTCGCTTCGGTTTTTGAATTGTCTTTGTCCTTTTGAGACCTTTTCCAAGAGTTGATTTCATCGAAGTTTATATTTGCGAAGATACCACGGGGTGGGGAGTCATTTCTTTCAACATTTTTGGGTGCTTCATAGAAGTTTGTGGATGTAGTTTCATCTTCGGGTTCGCTATCGCTTAAGAATATTGCTTTGTAAAGATCTATTTTGTCGAATTTTTCAATAGTTTCAGTCACTTCTTGGCCTGTGTCTTTGGTCTTTTCGGATTCTTTTAAGAATAATTCCGCTACTGTCATTCTCTTGTTGGGTTGTTCTTGAACTTTTGTTGTGACTTCTTGTGTTTTAGGAATTTCTGTCACTTTTTTTTCCGTATTGATGGATTTTGAGCCACTAAATTTGCTTTGTTCCTTCGTAAAGCTTTCTTTATTATGCACAGACGTCTCCATATACGAAAAAATTGAGTATGATACTTTTGGCTTGTCTTCTTTCCTCTGTTCTTGTCTgaaattaaatagttaaaattaaactataatattaatatgtgtTTCTAAGCATCTGAAGTCGTAAAATTAaggtattaaaaaatcaatatttttcaaacaaaatttttttactactTTAAACTAAGGATGTTCTGTtttcgtaaaatatatttaaatcttataaCGCCTGGTTAAACGTCCTTATTAATTTCAGAACAAACCAAGAGGTTTGGTATAAAgtgtgattttaatttaaaaattaacaaatttactACATACCTGCCTCCACCGATTTCTGGAACATTAAATCTTTTGCAAACTAGAGACTCCGGGCGCCAGTCAACTGTTCGCCTTGTCATAACACCAAAAGCACCTTTTTTAGCCGCCTCTACCATCTCTTCACTTGCTAAGCCATAATTGATAGAACTCTTCGCGACAGCACACATCGGGTTAAGGGCATCATCCGGTTGGGATGCGTGTGTGAATCTGTTAAATAtacactaaataaataataatttaaagtagcatatatataatatagaaaataaggGATTTTTTTACTGTTACTCTTGAACTAAGTGAcgaatagtaataaataatccaGTAGCGTTACACCTCTAAATAGGTCTTGCATCCGTATCTTCgaccatttattattttacaagtaggtgattaggtgatcagccatctGTGTCTGACAGGTGTCATCAATATTTGGGTTTCAGACatgcctcacgatgttttccttcaccgtaggaGCAAGTgctaattgcgcacatagaaataaaattccaTTGGTTCACACTTCACAGCCTTGATTCGAACGTACGACCCCACGGATGAAGCTCCCACGCTTAATACACTAGGTCAATACTACTCATAATCGCGAATAGCAatgctattaaataaattaagcaatcaagttatttaaaatacagacCTATCGCCCATAACACCACTGAGCGGCCGATACAACTTGGCCGCTTGCTCAAACTCCAACATCTCTCTATCCCTCTCCCACGCACTGACATTGTCCATATCGCTATCCCTTACCAGCTTATTTTCCAAAAACCGTTCGTATCGCGATTGTTTAGATGGATCACTGGCGAAtggtttaaatgttttaaggtCAGCCCCAGAGCTCTTTATCGATATGAAATCTTCGCTCTTCTCTGTTAcgaaattaatattctttccaaataatttttccATGGTTGTTTCCGATTTGTTGGGCGCGTTTGTTGTTACCTCTGTTTGAGGCTTTGGTAGCTCTATTTTCACTTGTGCTTCTCCTAGAAGAGCACCTCTCGCTTCCGCTGTTAATTCGTGACGACCGAGGCctgttaaaaaataagttttttttaaaagtctatataaataaaaatgtatcgcATAATATGTTGCTACATGTCAAACTAGGAGAGggctggaccaattcgagtcatttctttaatttctttgaactctGAGTGAGGGTTTTATggagaaaaatacatttaaaaaaaatagttttatatagtACTTAGGTTTACAGTAAAAACGAACTGACTCTATTGGGTAGCTTAGCAAAATGTTCCCTATGTTgttatgtagctactaaaaaggtcgGCTAAGTAAAAACCATATTAAGTTAACTTtttttgacggctcattgatctagtggttagtacccctgactgcgaatccatgggtcccgggttcgatccccggctgagacaaacatcgatgtgatgagcatttggtgttgtgcttaggtcttggatgttaaaatatgtatttatatgtctatctatctataatatgtatgtttatccgttgcctagtacccataacacaagcttcaccagcttagcatgggactaggtcaattggtgtgaattgtccaatcatattattattatattatattatattattgtaaaagtcGAACTAACCGCTTAGGATTTTATGAAATTCAACGATTAATTCTTCGACCGCTCATTTTCTCTTATTTGCAAGAAATACATTCTAGCAACACTACAATACAACATTCAAATTGAAAACatcaaaattgtttattttataccatATAGCAACTAAATTAGACATGTTGACTTAAGTAAATacaacttaaattataaataattaaatacgtgTTATGTGCAAATGGCGGACTATGTGTGCGTCTGTTTGTCtgtgtgtgaataaataagGGTGCGCGTATGTGTGTGCGTGACactttatatcataaaaaatgtatttaaattggcATGGCAAGGTTACATATTTTCCTCTAGCCAACCtgattttttctataatttttttaataatggtgTACGTTAATGCAACAAGCATacaagaaagaaagaaagaaaaaactttattatgcacaatatacaagatatttagatAAAGTAAAGTGCACTGgcccccacactaggattccctgtgttgtgggcagccagtctcttccttttgacatgaaatcagtattttctaagttatattaattatttctacacatttatattaaaactatttttgtacaataagaatattttcagtaTCAGAATACGACAGGTTAACAAGATATCGTTTGAGATGTTTAGTAAATGTATGTAGTGTGATTTTTGAAATGTtagtgataattttgtttttaatgaagtGGTTAAAGATGAAAGGGCCTCGGAAGGAGAAAAAACGTTGGGCGAAGAAAGTGCGAGTTTTGGGTTGCTTAAATATGAGTTTGCGTTTTGTTTGATGCGGTGCGGTGGGTGTTTGTTTCCAAAAAAGTCTGCATAttgctattaaatataattgtctcacagttaaaagttttgtttcattGTACAATTTTGAAGTTGAGTAGCGGAAAGGTTTCTTATATGAGATCTTAAGAATGGCACGTTGGGTGCGCTCAATTTTCAGCATTGAAGACAATGCCGCTCCACCCCAAACCGATATGCAGTAAGATAATATCGACTGGCATAATGCAGTGTACACTATCTTGATTGTATGTGGATCAGCAGGCTTTCTAAGGCGtttgaaaacatttataagTTTGCGAACTCGAGAACATAGGTAGTTTATTTGAGGGCCCCAACAAAGCCTTGAGTCAATAATTAATCCCAGGTATTTGGTTGTTTTAGTGGGTTCCAGGAGAGGACAGTTGCAGTTGCTGTGAAGGTTCAAACATGAGTGTAATTTAATAGGCGGAACAGGGTTTGGTTTGCTGGATTTCGATATGTGAAAACATATGTATTTGGTCTTAGACGTATTTAAGGATAGGAGATTATCTAAAAGCCATTGAGAGATTTGGCGAAGACCTAAATGAGCTAACCGTGTGGCTTGTTCCCAAGAGTGTGAGTAGAAGACTATAGCTGTGTCATCAGCGAATGAAAAGAGCTTAGCATTAGTGAGTGCGAGTGAACATAAATCGTTAATGTACACTAAAAAAAGCGTTGGACTAAGAACACTTCCCTGGGGCAAACCACATGAAACGTTTTCCAGTTGACTGCTATACCCATCAACTCGAACCCTCTGCTTTCTATTGAGTAGGTAGGACTTAAACCAACAGAGGATATTTCCACGAATTCCTTGTCTTTCTAATTTTTCGATTAGCAGTGGTCTGGATACAGTGTCAAAAGCTTTGGCTAGATCAAGAAAAACACCAATACACCTTTGTCCTTCatctaatttggaacttatggtCTCAACCAATCCAGCGGTTGCATCCTCTGTAGATCTATTATGTCTGAATCCGAATTGATTGTTCGCAAGGATAGATTCTTTTTCCAAATAATTCAGTAATCTGACGTTGATGattttttctgtaattttaGCGAGTGTTGGGAGTAGAGAAATGGGACGGTAGTTTGAAATTTCCATTTTATTGCCTGATTTATGGATGGGTGTGATATTGGCTATCTTCCATGATTCAGGGAAGATACCTTGTTCAATACTGAGATTGCAGATATAAGAAATTGGTTCtgcaataatgttttttagtGAAATTACCACTCGGTTACTAATATTATCATCACCTGGGGCAGAATTAGGCTTAAGAGagctaataatttttgtaacttcTCGCTTGTCACAAGGAAGGAATAGAAAAGAATTCGAGTTAGCGGTAATCGAAACTTTATGGCAAAGTTCTCGTTCAGTCTGATTTGTCTTAGACAATATATCGGAAGCCAGTTTATTACCCACCGAACTGAAATAACCGTTAACAATATCGAGAGATTTTTCAGGGTTCTCTTGTAGATCAAGAAGTTTATTAGAATTGGATTTAGTTGGGTTTAAGttgcatatatttttgatagatttccataattttttactattatctTTATTCTTAAGGATGGTGTCAGTCtcatgtaaatttttaaggtttttaagGATGTTATTACAGAAGTTTCGATATTGCGTGTATTCCTTTAGGAGTGGTTCGTTGTTAGGCTGTTTTCTTGATAAGATATGCAGATAATCTCTTCGTCTAACACAACGTAGCAACCCAGGAGTTATCCATGGCTTTCTAATacttttagaatttattttatgtatgattTTTGTGTTGGTATTAATTGCACTTGAAATTGTGCTTGTAAAAGCATCAACTGTTtcgtttatataataagataagttatattaaataaaataaaataaataaataaatatatttaaacttaccTTGATCTCTTTGTGGCTTGTCGGTGGGTTCGAATCTTGTTTTTCTTTGAGCGGCTGGTTGCGGTCGATAGTCTCTTGGCAAAGTAGGCGCCGGGTATGAGGGCACTGCTGGTAATGGCTTATTCGATTTAACAAAACCTTCTAGAACCTGAAAACAAATGGCTTCAGTATAGTTTGGCCTTTTACTTTCTCTTTGTCGACAACGTTTGAATGTATTtgtgtatgtaaataaatggtatttaatttatttattctaaaaaaCTCGAAGAATTAAAgtttacgaaaaaaaaatggcgattaaaaagagtggcggagagtttgccagttcttctcttccgttttacgcccttgatttgagaactggcagtaaatgtatttctttactgacaagtcataagtgtacattatgttacctacatgattaaatgtttttgacgtgataacgtctttaaaatcgttttagtcgggtgacatgttcagaaacttgtgtcacaccaaaacctcacgagcgcgatcgcaggtataacgagagagagacggaccgatctcccgtctcatctcacTCTAGCGGCATACAAACGAATGGCGATTTTCTCGTGCGGTTAAGTTTTCGTTGAATGTTTAACAGTGAAACAAAATGTGAAGTGCAAGTGAAGTGTTACAACAATTGCAACAAAAAAaggtgaataaaataaaatagcctaCTTACTAACAATTAACATTCTTGAATAAACTTGTAAAAGTAATGAAAGATGGAAAAAAGACACGTGTAAACAAACGAAATTTAGAGGTTATGTTATgataaaaaacttatatcaccaataagacgttatcacgtaaacatctcgatcgtaaacctactttacaaacaaccaatacaagttttttttttttttacttttactttttacttttgaAGGGTcactttttttacaaagaaccatttttttttaaactattactttactttacaaaGGACCAGggcatttaatttgatttagtAAAGAATCTACTCATTTCAAACAGAAATATGACTTTTGCCTCCTAGATGAGTTATACAATTCCAAATGATAATTTACTTAACTTTCCCATCCACTATTTTACTTACATTCTTCTCTCTCTGTactgtttttttgttaatttgtttttctggtCCAGCCAAAGTAAAGTCATAATGTGACATATCCTCTGTTGCATATATATCTTCATCGTCAGCTTCAAAAGCGCCTACACCAAACGCCTGGCCTCTTATTGATACCTAAATTCAATcaagaaacatttttaaaaataaagtaaataaagtaaaaataaattcttagtatataaaataaaatttatatactaaGAATCTGTTATCACAACACCTAAGCAATTGAatcttaaattgtttattatagtattatgCCTTCTTTGACTGCAATATATTTGCTTCtagtgataaaataaagacttaattttcattaatatcTCTATAAGAAAAAGTACAATTTCTATCACAGTAACATGTTTTCTGGAGCattcaataatatttcaaaacaaaaactaatcGAGTAATTTCTGTTTAATAACCTACGAAATTAAAACCAacactttatataatatcttattataatattgaagttatacttttttaggcgtgttatgaaaaattgatgagagtgaaattttacgatgcgcgcgcaccgtgacacaaaattaacagaatgaagttgcccacggaagatactacggcattggacataatttaaaaacaacattcgaataataatataatttatgtagaTGTAACAgaataatgataaatatttatttatttaatttttcaaatgtaaactgaacattattgactataatgactccttttccagtctttgattatttaattgtaattaattatttgcatgcaatcaaaaactattttcaataatgccaaaaaagtataacttcttacgcgcgtacataagtacacgcaccctttctTCTTACCTTTTTTCCCTTTTCTTTCATAACAAGTCTACTCCTCCTATCGCCACTTCCATACTCTCCCACAAGGTTACCAAGAACAGAATGCCTGCTTAGACCGCTATATCCTAACCCAAACCGATCATTCTTACGTAGAAGGATATATGGCTCATAATCATCTGGCGCAAATAGTGTCTCATATTCAAACTCAGAATCAGAACTTTCATCTGCACTGCCTTGTTTTTCCTGgaaatagaaattaataattataatagtatatttcattacgAGTGCGGAAAGCTTGTCATTGCAAAGAGTTCCGACAAATGTCTACCCGAGCCGAGGCGCAGCCGAAGGTGAGGGTTGACAGTCGGAACAAGTTGCAATGATGGTTCCGCACGTGTACTGAacgactatttttaatacagttgcgaaaaaattaagcaatttaataaaatattaaaacacaataaCCTCAACTaactaatcatttatttcttataaaagttataattcatatatatatatatatacattgaaattggtacaatttttatactaaCTGGAGAAGTTTTAGattgcatatttatttactgtttgagacaaactattattaatttcgtatgGTTGTTcatctatatttaatatataatataacaaacaactaaactagcaaagaacatttttggaaaatggcgccaactgtaaaagaatataagcagagattttttatttcttcttttttaCCCATTCTGGGTAGGCAAAGGGAACTATGCCCATACAGCCAAGTCAGTTGGGAAAAGAAAACGCACTAGTTCGGAAAAGGTAAAGAAAAAGCACGAGTGTGTAATAGCCCACATCCCGAACGCTATACGTCCCTGCAATACGCCACTTTTtgagcaactgtattaaaaaaatatttaatattcaataaatagtataaaaatacaagttatatttatttagcctctttgtttttaaaaaaaaacttcagcTGCATCCTTGCTTCTACTTTCTACAGTACACCTAGTAaactttcaatttaattttcaaaaccAGAATATTACCTGCCTTACTTCTGGTGGCATATAGCATCCGTATACTTTGTGTTGCTGTTTGGCCTTTTTCCTTTCAGTCTTTGTTAACCTCTCACCAGTGCCTTGTCCATCTCTCCATCCCATAGCTCGCAACATACGTACAGCAGCCGATTCATGCACAGGTCGTAATATTTGCTCCAATACTGGTACTcctaaacattaattaatggtAACTTATTGTATTGTGTGacacattttattacaaactGACAGTGTCTGCTACTGCTGCTttgaatataaacaatatgtatttaaccataaaattataaaaaaattgatttaatattttttaatcaacatgtaaaagtattttgttgtaatagtagaaattattaatgtttccATATACATAGttctaaaaatttatgataataagctgcataaaaataaattgtacacTGAAAATCACAGTAATTGGGAACCAAGTATGTTTGTGCCTTGGGACCAGATGCAAAATCTTGCTGGAAAATCCAAGACACACACTATCGAATTTTAGGGCCTAAGTGCATTAGTAAGTGTTGAaagcactaggccaacactgctcataaatgtattaaagtaaatcaaataaaatacctgGTATTGGTCCATCATGGAACCTATTACTTTTAGCCCTCTTTTGTCCAGAGAACTCGCCCTGAGTCTGCACTTGCATGGGAGCAATACCAAACTCACTTCTGTCTTCTTCATCCATATAGTCTTCAGGCTTTTGACTCTAAAATACAACAAAGTAACAATTTCATATTAGCCTATAGTttgctttaaaatatgtagattaaaatacttttaattaaattgtacttATACTTTAAGTTCCTTAACACATATCTGTAATTAATAGTActtgattataaaaatgtatacccACAGACAACAGTGCTTTTTCCGAACGAGAGCTCTTAAAAGTTGCTGGAGTCCAACCTTCCTGAGTGCCAACAGTATTGCCAAAGCCAGCTGAGAAACCTCCAGTAAATGCTCCATGGAAACGACGTCTGCCATTAGCGTCAACTGCATATTGATCTGATGGTTGTTGAAACTTACGCTTGGTTGGTATTTCatctgaaatttaaaaataaaatgctaattATGATAGTAGTTGGAGATTGTTTATAATGTTACGAAAACAACCTCAACACATACAGgtatataaaatgaattacCTTCTTCAAACGGTTCCAGCGGTGTTCCATAGCGAATCACGTTTTCATCGTCACTTTCTGAACtcattattaatgtttaaaaaatgattgAAAGTAACTCAAAACTTATTTAGCAGTGAAAGATCCACTAaccaattaaattaagttcttCTATAAGAGTTTATGTACATTTAGAAAGAGTCCCTTTATATAGGGTCTAAGGTCTAGGataatttatatcttattaaaatttaaaatgtatgagtataatatatacatgaaattttaaatctcCCATACATTTTTACGTGTTTCAGTTTTCACGAATTCCCATTTCCCACAGCCTATATTATTCCATCTTTCTTGACAGATGACATTTCCACAGCCCTTTTTTGTATAGCATAGTACCACAAAAAGATCTCGTTCATAAGCCAATCTATTTATtagtaggggagcccaagaggagATTTCGTGATTTACTACAGCAGCGTGGCAGTCCCCTCTCCTCGTTTGTATTCCTCAGTTCCTCACTCCTCTATTACTAACTCCGTAACCACCTGGTTTCTGTTGCCATCGTCACAGGCAGCTGATCACACGGCTCGATCGTGGCATGATATTATTCCCAAtgtttgtataacattttggctaatatttaaatataacttagtgaattcaagtttaaaaatattaactatgtTATCTATgagtaatattaacataaagtTTGTATTTTGCGTTGTAACTTCTTtgcaaaaatcaataaaattt contains:
- the LOC125050334 gene encoding G patch domain-containing protein 1 homolog, whose product is MSSESDDENVIRYGTPLEPFEEDEIPTKRKFQQPSDQYAVDANGRRRFHGAFTGGFSAGFGNTVGTQEGWTPATFKSSRSEKALLSSQKPEDYMDEEDRSEFGIAPMQVQTQGEFSGQKRAKSNRFHDGPIPGVPVLEQILRPVHESAAVRMLRAMGWRDGQGTGERLTKTERKKAKQQHKVYGCYMPPEVRQEKQGSADESSDSEFEYETLFAPDDYEPYILLRKNDRFGLGYSGLSRHSVLGNLVGEYGSGDRRSRLVMKEKGKKVSIRGQAFGVGAFEADDEDIYATEDMSHYDFTLAGPEKQINKKTVQREKNVLEGFVKSNKPLPAVPSYPAPTLPRDYRPQPAAQRKTRFEPTDKPQRDQGLGRHELTAEARGALLGEAQVKIELPKPQTEVTTNAPNKSETTMEKLFGKNINFVTEKSEDFISIKSSGADLKTFKPFASDPSKQSRYERFLENKLVRDSDMDNVSAWERDREMLEFEQAAKLYRPLSGVMGDRFTHASQPDDALNPMCAVAKSSINYGLASEEMVEAAKKGAFGVMTRRTVDWRPESLVCKRFNVPEIGGGRQEQRKEDKPKVSYSIFSYMETSVHNKESFTKEQSKFSGSKSINTEKKVTEIPKTQEVTTKVQEQPNKRMTVAELFLKESEKTKDTGQEVTETIEKFDKIDLYKAIFLSDSEPEDETTSTNFYEAPKNVERNDSPPRGIFANINFDEINSWKRSQKDKDNSKTEASIDTKVDDEKSEIDKTNDVELNMYGPKIPDNLQLNTSTDTNFKPKFRSKDERDESSSSDSWVDAKEVKSKKHKKKSKKHKMKHKKSKNKKKDK